One region of Thermoplasmata archaeon genomic DNA includes:
- a CDS encoding SDR family oxidoreductase, producing the protein MNPLRLALAMAGPFDGKIAIVAGVGPGVGTAVACLLAHGGATVVAVARSATALDPLAIHARARGWSLETRSLDSSDVGSVDALVRSVVDEHQRLDALALNVGRWVPGEGLLHRMSKEEWDGAVDGNLAAIYAVGHAALPSMVAQRSGSVVLVAAAPAVRLAGSAAYAAAKAGVVELAFKLGHDYRALGVRVNAVLPGSMGHDLGSLDPPAASGPIPLADTTRTSPWEVARAIAFLLSDESRWITGTTVTIDGGESTGGAPPG; encoded by the coding sequence ATGAACCCGTTGCGACTGGCCCTCGCCATGGCGGGACCGTTCGACGGGAAGATCGCGATCGTGGCCGGCGTCGGCCCCGGGGTCGGCACGGCCGTGGCCTGCCTGCTCGCCCACGGCGGCGCCACGGTCGTCGCCGTCGCGCGCTCGGCGACGGCGCTCGATCCGCTCGCCATCCACGCGCGCGCGCGCGGCTGGTCGCTCGAGACCCGGAGCCTCGACTCGAGCGACGTGGGTTCGGTGGACGCGCTCGTCCGTTCGGTCGTCGACGAGCACCAGCGCCTCGACGCCCTCGCGCTCAACGTCGGCCGCTGGGTGCCGGGCGAGGGACTATTGCACCGCATGTCGAAGGAGGAGTGGGACGGCGCGGTGGACGGCAACCTGGCGGCGATCTACGCCGTCGGCCACGCCGCCCTCCCGAGTATGGTCGCGCAGCGGAGCGGGAGCGTCGTGCTCGTCGCGGCCGCGCCGGCCGTGCGCCTCGCCGGCAGCGCCGCCTACGCCGCGGCGAAGGCCGGGGTGGTCGAGCTCGCGTTCAAGCTCGGCCACGACTACCGCGCCCTCGGCGTCCGGGTCAACGCCGTCCTCCCCGGCTCGATGGGCCACGACCTCGGCTCGCTGGATCCCCCCGCGGCCTCCGGTCCGATCCCGCTCGCCGACACGACCCGGACGAGCCCGTGGGAGGTCGCGCGCGCGATCGCCTTCCTGCTCTCGGACGAGAGCCGCTGGATCACCGGCACGACGGTGACGATCGACGGCGGGGAGTCGACCGGCGGCGCTCCGCCGGGCTAG
- a CDS encoding fibrillarin-like rRNA/tRNA 2'-O-methyltransferase gives MDATAWPGVFREGRELFTVNATPGERVYGERLVTRGDLEYRAWDPFRSKLAALLLRGGPIELPRSVRTVLYLGAAHGTTASHLSDLWPQAAIFLVEKSVTSFAPLLALARRRANLYPILGDAQLPERYAADVGPVELLYQDVAQRAQAAIFVENARTLLAPGGVGVLMLKIRSVTQRRSAAAIVRAAREELTRAGLPVRGEVALAPFSREHSALWVGMPAAASTLR, from the coding sequence ATGGACGCGACCGCGTGGCCCGGCGTCTTCCGCGAGGGGCGCGAGCTGTTCACGGTCAATGCCACGCCGGGCGAGCGGGTATACGGCGAGCGGCTCGTGACCCGAGGCGACCTCGAGTACCGTGCGTGGGATCCGTTCCGCTCCAAGCTGGCCGCCCTCCTCCTGCGGGGGGGTCCGATCGAGCTCCCGCGCTCGGTGCGCACCGTGCTCTACCTCGGCGCCGCCCACGGCACGACCGCGAGCCACCTCTCCGATCTCTGGCCACAGGCGGCGATCTTCCTCGTCGAGAAGAGCGTCACCTCGTTCGCCCCGCTGCTCGCCCTCGCCCGCCGCCGGGCGAACCTGTACCCGATCCTCGGGGACGCGCAGCTGCCCGAGCGCTACGCCGCGGACGTCGGGCCGGTCGAGCTCCTCTATCAGGATGTGGCCCAGCGGGCGCAGGCGGCGATCTTCGTCGAGAACGCGCGAACCCTGCTGGCGCCGGGCGGTGTCGGCGTGCTGATGCTCAAGATCCGATCGGTGACCCAGCGGCGATCGGCCGCGGCGATCGTCCGCGCGGCCCGCGAGGAGCTCACCCGGGCCGGCCTTCCCGTTCGGGGGGAGGTTGCGCTCGCTCCGTTCTCTCGAGAGCACAGCGCCCTGTGGGTCGGGATGCCGGCGGCAGCTTCCACCCTCCGGTGA
- a CDS encoding MFS transporter: MTASGRPGPGSRGPFRRVAFALAVTAFGAGAPTPVYALYESRFGFGSGVLGLVFGAYTLGVVATMLLVAPTSDRVGRRPVLFLGMVLSALSGLLFAFAGGVLALAAARIVSGLCVGATTSTATAAMASLIPDGDQHHVARVAVAANFGGVASGVAVSGLLVAYAPDPTRLIFVLLIALSALGAVAIATVPETVHAPSPRGIFHARRPRVPAALARSFGIAAIGLATCYAIYGFFAALAPTFLRTELGVGGPATIGLVVATMFALAALAQLALAEVRDRRALLLGFPLLLVALALFAAALLVASLPLLLAAAALLGTGVGCAYMGSVTLIDRVSPEAGRGEILSMFYLVGYLALAVPTVGVAFASEAVGLGAAEAAFGAVLGAFVAFAYATTIATPTPPGGEGRPRAPRAVEGR, from the coding sequence GTGACCGCCTCGGGGAGGCCCGGCCCTGGGTCGCGTGGGCCGTTCCGCCGGGTCGCCTTCGCCCTCGCGGTCACCGCCTTCGGCGCCGGCGCCCCGACCCCCGTCTACGCCCTGTACGAGTCGCGCTTCGGCTTCGGCTCGGGCGTCCTCGGCCTCGTCTTCGGGGCGTACACGCTCGGGGTCGTGGCGACGATGCTCCTCGTCGCGCCGACCTCGGACCGCGTCGGCCGCCGCCCGGTCCTGTTCCTCGGCATGGTGCTGAGCGCGCTCAGCGGCCTCCTCTTCGCGTTCGCCGGCGGCGTCCTCGCGCTCGCGGCCGCGCGGATCGTCTCGGGCCTGTGCGTCGGCGCGACGACGAGCACGGCGACCGCGGCGATGGCGAGCCTGATCCCGGACGGCGACCAGCACCACGTCGCGCGCGTCGCGGTCGCCGCGAACTTCGGCGGCGTCGCCTCCGGCGTCGCCGTCAGCGGGTTGCTCGTCGCCTACGCGCCGGACCCGACGCGGCTCATCTTCGTCCTCCTGATCGCGCTGAGCGCCCTCGGGGCGGTCGCGATCGCCACCGTGCCCGAGACGGTCCACGCGCCGAGCCCGCGCGGCATCTTCCACGCCCGGCGGCCCCGCGTGCCGGCCGCGCTCGCCCGCTCCTTCGGGATCGCCGCGATCGGGCTCGCCACCTGCTACGCGATCTACGGCTTCTTCGCCGCGCTCGCGCCGACGTTCCTGAGGACCGAGCTCGGAGTCGGCGGCCCCGCGACGATCGGGCTCGTCGTCGCGACGATGTTCGCGCTCGCCGCCCTCGCCCAGCTCGCCCTCGCCGAGGTCCGCGACCGCCGGGCCCTGCTGCTCGGCTTTCCGCTCCTGCTCGTCGCGCTCGCCCTGTTCGCCGCGGCCCTCCTCGTCGCTTCGCTGCCGCTCCTCCTCGCGGCCGCGGCGCTCCTCGGCACCGGCGTCGGCTGCGCGTACATGGGCAGCGTCACCCTGATCGATCGCGTCTCCCCGGAGGCGGGGCGCGGCGAGATCCTCTCGATGTTCTACCTCGTCGGCTACCTCGCGCTCGCGGTGCCGACGGTCGGCGTCGCGTTCGCCTCGGAGGCGGTCGGGCTGGGCGCCGCGGAGGCGGCGTTCGGCGCGGTCCTCGGCGCGTTCGTCGCGTTCGCCTACGCGACCACGATCGCCACGCCGACGCCGCCCGGTGGCGAGGGCCGGCCGCGGGCGCCGCGCGCGGTGGAGGGGCGCTAG
- a CDS encoding chlorite dismutase family protein, producing MSAAEAAATAETEGPRDVVKYTFFHLRPEWRRRPAAEREDGKARFVEVLEAPPEGVTVRTYSLTGLKAGTEMLVWSIADSLEPIQELHARLHGGPLGGYLETSHSYLGMGRRSEYLGAHAHGGEGAEARRRPLDRPYLFVYPFVKQRAWYGLPFAERQRIMGEHFRIGHRFPKVAIHTGYSFGLDDMEFILAFEADSPAEFLDLVQALRPTEASRYTALETPIFTCVRTSARRMVDLADGLP from the coding sequence ATGAGCGCGGCCGAGGCGGCCGCGACGGCGGAGACCGAGGGCCCGCGCGATGTCGTGAAGTACACGTTCTTCCACCTGCGCCCGGAGTGGCGGCGACGGCCGGCCGCCGAGCGCGAGGACGGGAAGGCACGGTTCGTCGAGGTCCTCGAGGCGCCGCCCGAGGGGGTCACGGTGCGCACCTACTCGCTCACGGGGCTCAAGGCGGGCACCGAGATGCTGGTCTGGTCGATCGCCGACTCGCTCGAGCCGATCCAGGAGCTCCACGCGCGCCTCCACGGCGGCCCGCTCGGCGGCTACCTCGAGACGAGCCACTCCTACCTCGGGATGGGCCGCCGCTCCGAGTACCTGGGCGCCCACGCCCACGGCGGCGAGGGCGCGGAGGCCCGCCGCCGGCCGCTCGACCGGCCCTACCTGTTCGTCTACCCGTTCGTCAAGCAGCGGGCGTGGTACGGCCTGCCGTTCGCCGAGCGCCAGCGGATCATGGGCGAGCACTTCCGCATCGGTCACCGATTCCCGAAGGTGGCGATCCACACCGGCTACTCCTTCGGCCTCGACGACATGGAGTTCATCCTCGCCTTCGAGGCGGACTCTCCCGCCGAGTTCCTCGACCTCGTCCAGGCGCTGCGCCCCACCGAGGCGAGCCGGTACACCGCGCTCGAGACGCCGATCTTCACCTGCGTGCGCACCTCCGCCCGGCGGATGGTCGATCTCGCGGACGGCCTCCCGTGA
- a CDS encoding RidA family protein, with amino-acid sequence MAPTPSERLRALGIELPAPPAPVGSYAPVVLQGHFAWVSGQIATEAGLVLQPGRVDSEVSPEVARNLARRATLQALSALAAHLGSLDRIERILRVAVYVAISPGFDRAHEVANGATDLLVEVFGEHGRPARATIGVAGLPKNAAVEVECFVAVR; translated from the coding sequence ATGGCCCCGACCCCCTCCGAGCGGCTCCGCGCGCTCGGCATCGAGCTACCGGCGCCGCCGGCGCCCGTCGGATCGTACGCGCCCGTCGTCCTCCAGGGCCACTTCGCCTGGGTCTCGGGCCAGATCGCGACCGAGGCCGGCCTGGTGCTCCAGCCCGGGCGGGTCGACTCCGAGGTGAGCCCGGAGGTCGCGCGGAACCTCGCCCGCCGCGCGACGCTCCAGGCGCTGAGCGCGCTCGCCGCCCACCTCGGTTCCCTCGACCGGATCGAGCGGATCCTGCGCGTGGCCGTCTACGTCGCGATCTCCCCGGGGTTCGATCGCGCCCACGAGGTCGCCAACGGCGCGACGGATCTTCTCGTCGAGGTCTTCGGAGAGCACGGACGCCCCGCGCGCGCCACCATCGGAGTCGCCGGGCTCCCGAAGAACGCGGCCGTCGAGGTCGAGTGCTTCGTCGCGGTCCGCTAG
- a CDS encoding PPK2 family polyphosphate kinase produces MRPFELPRGRRVRLDRLDPDDTAAIGGSRRRAHAESERLTHRLEHLQELLYADHRRALLLVLEAIDAGGKDGTIRHVFEGVNPQGVRVVHFRVPTAEEAAHDFLWRVHPHTPARGEIAIFNRSHYEDVIVPRAEGTLPRRALRHRYRAINEFERALVLEGTTVLKCFLHIGQAEQKRRLLERLRDPTKHWKFTAADLPTRRRWPEYQRAYEAMLERTHTRWAPWHVIPANAKWFRDWAVSGLLVGALEAMDLAWPPLAKEWRSVTIP; encoded by the coding sequence ATGAGGCCGTTCGAGCTCCCCCGGGGCCGCCGGGTCCGACTCGATCGCCTCGACCCGGACGACACCGCCGCCATCGGCGGGTCGCGACGGCGGGCGCACGCCGAGAGCGAGCGTCTGACGCACCGCCTCGAGCACCTGCAGGAGCTCCTGTACGCCGACCACCGTCGCGCGCTGCTCCTCGTCCTCGAGGCGATCGACGCGGGCGGGAAGGACGGCACGATCCGCCACGTCTTCGAGGGCGTCAACCCGCAGGGGGTGCGGGTCGTGCACTTCCGCGTCCCCACCGCCGAGGAGGCGGCGCACGACTTCCTCTGGCGCGTGCACCCCCACACGCCGGCACGCGGGGAGATCGCGATCTTCAACCGCAGCCACTACGAGGACGTGATCGTGCCGCGGGCCGAGGGGACGCTCCCGCGTCGGGCGCTGCGGCACCGCTACCGCGCGATCAACGAGTTCGAGCGCGCGCTCGTCCTCGAGGGCACGACCGTCCTCAAGTGCTTCCTGCACATCGGCCAGGCCGAGCAGAAGCGCCGGCTGCTCGAGCGCCTGAGGGACCCGACCAAGCACTGGAAGTTCACCGCGGCGGACCTGCCGACGCGCCGGCGCTGGCCGGAGTACCAGCGCGCCTACGAGGCGATGCTCGAACGCACCCACACCCGTTGGGCGCCCTGGCACGTGATCCCGGCGAACGCGAAGTGGTTCCGCGACTGGGCGGTCTCGGGCCTCCTCGTTGGCGCCCTCGAGGCGATGGACCTCGCCTGGCCGCCGCTTGCGAAGGAGTGGCGGTCGGTGACGATCCCGTAG
- the hemH gene encoding ferrochelatase yields MSRAAADDTAVLLMGYGSPDGAGDLPAYLTEVLHGKAPSPTMVAEYVRRYELIGGSPQRRILGSLREKLERRLADGGPGYPVLLGVKHGKPALRDVIPAAARDGLRHLLAVPLSPYASTWISEPYQDGVAEGVRAAGGEIEVDVRLDWHLDPSWIGYWRRAIRSELERDPGRAVLLSAHSLPERMRERGDPYPEILAETSSAIARAAGLDRWSFTFQSAGNTTEPWLGPDITEVMLEWKTRGVARPLVASFGFVFDHLEVLYDLDVVVRAFAEANGIDYRRVPMPNDAEEIVEALRARVLGPPATG; encoded by the coding sequence ATGAGCCGGGCGGCCGCGGACGACACCGCCGTGCTCCTGATGGGCTACGGCAGCCCCGACGGGGCGGGCGACCTGCCCGCCTACCTGACCGAGGTGCTCCACGGGAAGGCGCCGTCGCCGACGATGGTGGCCGAGTATGTGCGGCGCTACGAGCTCATCGGCGGCTCCCCGCAGCGCCGGATCCTCGGCTCGCTGCGCGAGAAGCTCGAGCGGCGGCTCGCCGACGGCGGCCCCGGCTACCCCGTGCTCCTCGGCGTCAAGCACGGGAAGCCCGCGCTGCGCGACGTGATACCGGCGGCGGCCCGGGACGGGCTGCGCCATCTCCTCGCCGTCCCGCTCTCCCCCTACGCGTCGACCTGGATCAGCGAGCCGTACCAGGACGGCGTGGCCGAAGGGGTCCGCGCCGCGGGCGGGGAGATCGAGGTCGACGTTCGGCTCGACTGGCACCTCGACCCGAGCTGGATCGGCTACTGGCGGCGCGCGATCCGCAGCGAGCTCGAGCGCGATCCCGGGCGCGCCGTCCTGCTCTCCGCCCACAGCCTTCCAGAGCGGATGCGCGAGCGGGGGGACCCGTACCCCGAGATCCTCGCCGAGACCTCCTCCGCGATCGCCCGGGCGGCCGGGCTCGATCGCTGGTCGTTCACGTTCCAGAGCGCCGGCAATACCACCGAGCCGTGGCTCGGCCCGGACATCACCGAGGTGATGCTCGAGTGGAAGACGCGCGGCGTCGCCCGCCCGCTCGTCGCTTCGTTCGGGTTCGTCTTCGACCACCTCGAGGTGCTGTACGACCTCGACGTCGTCGTCCGCGCGTTCGCCGAGGCGAACGGCATCGACTACCGTCGGGTGCCGATGCCGAACGACGCCGAGGAGATCGTCGAGGCGCTGCGCGCGAGAGTCCTCGGCCCTCCCGCGACGGGCTAG
- a CDS encoding OsmC family protein — MAAPPPDAALDQVERFEFMVRFPGAPYPGLTVDESPPTGRDHGPSPVRSLAMAVGHCMSSTLASTLERAHVAVAPMRTTVRATIGRNDRGRLRVRALEVEIATAPLSPEDRERFEHAVEVFADYCTVSGAVREGIPITHRVGPTPG, encoded by the coding sequence ATGGCCGCCCCGCCGCCCGACGCCGCGCTCGACCAGGTGGAACGCTTCGAGTTCATGGTGCGCTTCCCGGGGGCGCCTTACCCCGGCCTCACGGTCGACGAGAGCCCGCCGACCGGCCGCGACCACGGGCCGAGCCCCGTGCGCTCGCTCGCGATGGCCGTCGGCCACTGCATGAGCTCGACGCTCGCGAGCACGCTGGAGCGCGCCCACGTGGCGGTGGCGCCGATGCGCACGACCGTGCGCGCCACAATCGGTCGCAACGACCGGGGGCGACTGCGGGTCCGCGCGCTCGAGGTCGAGATCGCGACCGCGCCCCTCTCGCCCGAGGACCGGGAGCGCTTCGAGCACGCCGTGGAGGTCTTTGCCGACTACTGCACCGTCTCGGGCGCGGTGCGCGAGGGCATACCGATCACGCACCGGGTCGGGCCGACGCCGGGCTAG
- a CDS encoding glutamate-1-semialdehyde 2,1-aminomutase has translation MRAAPGPRSRAMFRRASRVLVGGVDSPVRSFRAVGGSPVFFVRGRGAYLCDVDGRRYLDLVGSWGANLLGPAPPTIVAAVRRAAREALTFGAPSPREHELAEAIRRAAPSLERLRFVSSGTEAVMSAVRAARGYTGRARIVKFAGGYHGHSDGLLARAGSGVATHALPDSAGVPRAVAAQTLVSDYNDVDALAELFERHGPSIAAVVVEPIAANMGLVPPRPGFLEAIGRLARRAGALVIADEVITGFRLRRGTVHESFGLSADLVTLGKVVGGGLPIGLYGGRRRVMETVAPLGPVYQAGTLAGHPLAMAAGTAMLHALTPHVYRHLERTSEDLGERVRRLAQGEGVAPFTLTRAGSMLGLFFAPGPIGNERDARRSDRGRYARFFHAALARGVYLPPSPLETTFVSAAIGPADLARAERALRAGFRAARGGRR, from the coding sequence GTGAGGGCGGCCCCCGGGCCGCGATCGCGCGCGATGTTCCGCCGGGCCTCCCGGGTGCTCGTCGGCGGCGTCGATAGCCCGGTCCGCTCGTTCCGCGCGGTGGGGGGCAGCCCCGTGTTCTTCGTGCGCGGGCGCGGCGCGTATCTCTGCGACGTCGACGGCCGTCGGTACCTCGACCTCGTCGGCTCCTGGGGCGCGAACCTCCTCGGCCCGGCGCCCCCGACGATCGTCGCCGCCGTACGACGGGCCGCCCGCGAGGCGCTCACCTTCGGGGCCCCGTCGCCGCGCGAGCACGAGCTCGCGGAAGCGATCCGGCGAGCGGCCCCGTCGCTCGAGCGCCTGCGCTTCGTCAGCTCGGGCACCGAGGCCGTGATGAGCGCGGTCCGCGCCGCCCGCGGCTACACCGGCCGGGCGCGCATCGTGAAGTTCGCGGGCGGCTACCACGGCCACTCCGACGGGCTCCTCGCCCGGGCCGGCTCGGGCGTGGCGACCCACGCGCTGCCCGACTCCGCCGGCGTGCCGCGCGCCGTGGCGGCGCAGACCCTCGTCAGCGACTACAACGACGTGGACGCGCTCGCCGAGCTATTCGAACGCCACGGCCCGTCGATCGCGGCGGTCGTCGTCGAGCCGATCGCGGCCAACATGGGGCTCGTGCCCCCGCGGCCCGGGTTCCTCGAGGCGATCGGCCGGCTCGCCCGTCGCGCGGGCGCGCTGGTGATCGCCGACGAGGTCATCACCGGCTTCCGGCTGCGCCGCGGCACGGTGCACGAGTCCTTCGGCCTCTCGGCGGACCTCGTGACCCTCGGCAAGGTCGTCGGCGGCGGCCTCCCCATCGGGCTCTACGGCGGTCGCCGCCGCGTGATGGAGACCGTCGCGCCGCTCGGGCCGGTCTACCAGGCCGGGACGCTCGCGGGCCACCCGCTCGCGATGGCCGCCGGGACGGCGATGCTGCACGCCCTGACCCCGCACGTCTACCGGCACCTGGAGCGGACGAGCGAGGATCTGGGCGAGCGCGTGCGACGGCTCGCGCAGGGGGAGGGCGTCGCGCCGTTCACCCTGACGCGCGCCGGCTCCATGCTCGGCCTGTTCTTCGCGCCGGGTCCGATCGGCAACGAGCGAGACGCCCGTCGCTCCGACCGCGGCCGCTACGCCCGCTTCTTCCACGCCGCGCTCGCCCGCGGGGTCTACCTGCCGCCCTCGCCGCTCGAGACGACGTTCGTCTCCGCGGCGATCGGGCCCGCCGACCTCGCCCGGGCCGAGCGGGCGCTGCGCGCGGGCTTCCGGGCCGCGCGCGGGGGCCGACGATGA
- a CDS encoding DUF885 domain-containing protein gives MESSLPEPAGFGALEHEVVDHLFRLQPSYAVMLGLHEYDGQLPDLSVPATDAWSTAADRLLARLRAIDDRAFANGRAIDRFLLELLLESPLFDLREGRDYDRNPMSYLGSASLTSYLVRDYAPAAHRIDAIVRTLDGVPGLLATARRRLVLPLPKPFVDLSLAMGSGLPTHFGEAEAFAAASGLGGKVAEARAPAEAAVREFLSWLKNDCLPRATPDFALGAARYQRLLFVREGIRSSIDELERAGRADLARNQARLATIAQEDRATIPELLERLSHDHPAATEILPVAREFVEETRRFVVDRDLATIPEPSRCRVEETPIWSRALSTASMNPPGPFDTGPTDGIYYVTPVDANWSATQQEEWLRSLNRSLLRNITVHEVYPGHYLQFLHLRERPGSLARKVYLSPSFCEGWAHYAEQLAIEQGLGRESHAAEVAQIHDALLRDCRLLASIGLHTKGMTLEEATRLFVDEAHFERLPAEREAIRGTFNPEYFCYTLGKLAILSARQRYLGPRFAGSLRRFHDALLGFGCPPIGLFDRLLGSISG, from the coding sequence ATGGAATCCTCCCTTCCCGAGCCGGCGGGCTTCGGTGCGCTCGAGCACGAGGTCGTCGACCACCTGTTCCGGCTGCAGCCGTCGTACGCGGTCATGCTCGGCCTGCATGAGTACGACGGGCAGCTGCCCGACCTCTCGGTCCCCGCGACCGACGCCTGGTCGACGGCGGCCGACCGCCTGCTCGCCCGCCTGAGGGCGATCGACGACCGCGCGTTCGCGAACGGCCGGGCCATCGACCGGTTCCTCCTCGAGCTGCTCCTCGAGAGCCCGCTCTTCGACCTGAGGGAAGGGCGCGACTACGATCGCAACCCGATGAGCTACCTCGGCAGCGCCTCGCTGACCTCGTACCTCGTCCGCGACTACGCCCCCGCGGCGCACCGGATCGACGCGATCGTGCGGACGCTCGACGGGGTCCCCGGCCTCCTCGCCACGGCGCGGCGCCGCCTCGTCCTTCCGCTCCCGAAGCCGTTCGTGGACCTCTCGCTCGCGATGGGCTCGGGCCTGCCGACCCACTTCGGCGAGGCCGAGGCGTTCGCCGCGGCGAGCGGGCTCGGCGGGAAGGTCGCGGAGGCCCGGGCGCCGGCGGAGGCCGCGGTCCGCGAGTTCCTCTCCTGGCTCAAGAACGACTGCCTGCCCCGGGCGACGCCCGACTTCGCGCTGGGCGCGGCACGCTACCAGCGCCTCCTGTTCGTCCGGGAGGGGATCCGATCGTCGATCGACGAGCTCGAGCGGGCCGGCCGCGCGGACCTCGCCCGCAACCAGGCCCGCCTCGCGACGATCGCGCAGGAGGACCGCGCGACGATCCCCGAGCTGCTCGAGCGCCTCAGCCACGACCATCCGGCGGCGACCGAGATCCTGCCGGTCGCGCGCGAGTTCGTCGAGGAGACCCGGCGCTTCGTGGTCGACCGGGACCTCGCGACGATCCCGGAACCGTCGCGATGCCGGGTCGAAGAGACACCGATCTGGAGCCGCGCGTTGTCGACGGCGAGCATGAACCCGCCGGGGCCGTTCGACACCGGGCCGACCGACGGCATCTACTACGTCACGCCGGTCGACGCGAACTGGTCGGCGACGCAGCAGGAGGAGTGGCTGCGCTCGCTGAACCGCTCGCTGCTGCGCAACATCACCGTGCACGAGGTGTACCCGGGGCACTACCTGCAGTTCCTCCACCTGCGCGAGCGGCCGGGTTCGCTCGCCCGCAAGGTCTACCTGTCGCCGTCGTTCTGCGAGGGATGGGCACACTACGCCGAGCAGCTCGCGATCGAGCAGGGCCTCGGCCGGGAGAGCCACGCCGCGGAGGTCGCCCAGATCCACGACGCCCTGCTGCGCGACTGCCGTCTGCTCGCCTCGATCGGCCTCCACACGAAGGGGATGACGCTCGAGGAGGCGACCCGCCTGTTCGTCGACGAGGCGCACTTCGAGCGCCTGCCCGCCGAGCGCGAGGCGATCCGGGGCACGTTCAACCCCGAGTACTTCTGCTACACGCTCGGGAAGCTCGCGATTCTATCGGCGCGCCAGCGCTACCTCGGCCCCCGCTTCGCCGGCAGCCTGCGGCGGTTCCACGACGCGCTGCTCGGCTTCGGCTGCCCGCCGATCGGCCTGTTCGATCGCCTGCTCGGCTCGATCTCGGGCTAG
- the hemE gene encoding uroporphyrinogen decarboxylase → MRRDRLVRALRGEETDTTPIWLMRQAGRHLPGYRALRAAHSILEIARTPALAAEVSVEPLRRYDVDAGVVFADISLPFLGLGVPFSIDPGAGPVVARPVRSRADVEALTEFDARASVPFVGQAIERFLELEAERPIIGFAGAPFTLASYLIEGGPSREYVETKRLLYAEPGVFDRLIARLTAMTVDYLRLQAASGAAALQIFDTWVGVLSPDAFERHLLEPLRTIFAELRGLGRPTIYFSTGSSHLTELLARTGADALGVDWREPLSRVRARVGAGMALQGNLDPGALLGPRERMLREARRVLAEVPDGRAHVFNLGHGVLPATDPARVEELVEFVHTSGGARGRR, encoded by the coding sequence ATGAGGCGCGATCGGCTCGTGCGGGCGCTCCGCGGCGAGGAGACCGACACGACCCCGATCTGGCTGATGCGCCAGGCCGGTCGGCACCTGCCCGGCTACCGCGCGCTCCGCGCCGCGCACTCGATCCTCGAGATCGCGCGCACGCCCGCGCTCGCGGCCGAGGTGAGCGTCGAGCCGCTGCGGCGCTACGATGTCGACGCGGGGGTCGTCTTCGCCGACATCTCGCTGCCGTTCCTCGGTCTCGGGGTGCCGTTCTCGATCGACCCCGGTGCCGGCCCCGTCGTCGCCCGGCCGGTCCGATCGCGGGCTGACGTGGAGGCGCTCACCGAGTTCGACGCGCGCGCCTCCGTCCCCTTCGTCGGCCAGGCGATCGAGCGGTTCCTCGAGCTCGAGGCGGAGCGACCGATCATCGGCTTCGCCGGAGCTCCGTTCACGCTCGCCTCCTACCTCATCGAGGGGGGCCCGTCGCGCGAGTACGTCGAGACCAAGCGGCTCCTCTACGCCGAGCCCGGGGTGTTCGACCGCCTGATCGCGCGGCTGACGGCGATGACGGTCGACTACCTCCGGCTGCAGGCCGCGAGCGGGGCCGCCGCGCTCCAGATCTTCGACACCTGGGTCGGCGTCCTCTCCCCGGACGCGTTCGAGCGCCACCTCCTCGAGCCCCTGCGGACGATCTTCGCCGAGCTCCGCGGCCTCGGCCGCCCGACGATCTACTTCTCGACCGGCTCGAGCCACCTCACCGAGCTCCTCGCCCGCACCGGTGCCGACGCGCTCGGCGTCGACTGGCGCGAGCCCCTCTCGCGCGTGCGCGCGCGCGTCGGCGCGGGGATGGCGCTGCAGGGGAACCTCGATCCCGGGGCCCTCCTCGGCCCCCGCGAGCGGATGCTGCGGGAGGCCCGCCGGGTGCTCGCCGAGGTGCCGGACGGTCGGGCCCACGTCTTCAATTTGGGCCACGGCGTGCTCCCCGCGACCGACCCGGCCCGGGTCGAGGAGCTCGTGGAGTTCGTGCACACCAGCGGCGGGGCGCGGGGGCGGCGATGA